A portion of the Candidatus Edwardsbacteria bacterium genome contains these proteins:
- a CDS encoding methyl-accepting chemotaxis protein yields the protein MLSRINLRNLFAWTVAAAGAAILIVQLGELNIQWWVMLLLMLTVTVCQWFTVALPGGVFVSLDLVVVYFTFLVFGPVPAILAIYLPSFFHQIKRKKPWPRVFFIPGQFVFAVLAMSWVFTAMGGQSGADILSWANLPKLLAALLIYVLVNDLLVSSYHLIEGTFTARDVFGLTWSDLKLNLVLAPISIIGVYLFSKLGIIGLLTMVVPAGIIGWALVTLFKAMQKDREVSLESKITSGFVIVLFSALTLSMGAILVIILQVMTKQAAQLNLDAMVITQLFQRLLSNVVLVLLVTFIVALLLVRYIIRRMVVKPVGMISRMIGDMASGSADLTSKIEQHSNDDIGILTKHFNTFVEKLENLVKTIINTANGVATTSEELAASTQEMNASQQEISATVQRISQGIGTQVASVRVTKEAIDEISSSVEQVSNNAQDSAQSASQAVEVASQGGATMMSIVEQMGKIDQTMSHLTNVVSDLEKRTGEIGRITELISSVARRTNLLALNAAIEAARAGDAGKGFAVVAGEVKKLAERTAGATKEIEDLIKEIQGETEQTVLAMNQVDEQVAEGKDFAAKGNQAFSQIIQAVKLSADRASQISQATGSQVEGVKKIAKAIEQVAVVAEEAASGMEQTAAAQQEQMASMQEMTASAQELAHLAEELKRQVDSFQIKGAENES from the coding sequence GTGCTGAGCAGAATAAATTTACGCAATCTGTTCGCCTGGACGGTGGCGGCGGCCGGAGCGGCCATCCTGATCGTTCAACTGGGCGAACTGAATATTCAATGGTGGGTAATGCTGCTGCTGATGCTGACCGTGACCGTCTGCCAGTGGTTCACCGTGGCCCTGCCCGGCGGGGTATTCGTCTCCCTGGATCTGGTGGTGGTCTATTTTACCTTTCTGGTATTCGGCCCGGTCCCGGCGATCCTAGCCATATACCTGCCCTCTTTCTTTCACCAGATAAAAAGGAAGAAGCCCTGGCCGAGGGTGTTCTTCATTCCCGGCCAGTTCGTATTCGCAGTCCTGGCCATGTCCTGGGTATTTACCGCCATGGGAGGGCAGAGCGGGGCCGACATTTTAAGCTGGGCCAACCTGCCTAAATTGCTGGCCGCCCTGCTGATCTATGTCTTGGTGAACGATCTCCTGGTCAGTTCCTATCACCTTATCGAGGGCACTTTCACCGCCCGGGATGTTTTCGGCCTAACCTGGTCGGACCTGAAACTCAATCTGGTATTGGCCCCCATCTCCATTATCGGGGTCTATCTGTTCTCCAAACTGGGCATCATCGGGCTGCTGACTATGGTGGTGCCGGCCGGCATCATCGGTTGGGCCCTGGTCACATTGTTCAAGGCCATGCAGAAGGACCGGGAGGTGAGCCTGGAATCCAAGATCACCAGCGGCTTCGTGATCGTCCTGTTCTCGGCCCTGACCCTGTCCATGGGAGCGATCCTGGTGATCATTCTGCAGGTGATGACCAAACAGGCGGCCCAGCTTAACCTGGACGCCATGGTAATAACCCAACTGTTCCAGAGGCTGCTGAGCAATGTGGTGCTGGTCCTGCTGGTGACGTTCATCGTGGCGCTGCTGCTGGTCCGCTATATCATCCGGAGGATGGTGGTCAAGCCGGTCGGCATGATCAGCCGGATGATCGGTGACATGGCCAGCGGTTCGGCCGACCTGACCTCCAAGATAGAACAGCATTCCAATGACGATATCGGGATACTGACCAAGCACTTCAACACTTTTGTGGAGAAGCTGGAGAACTTGGTCAAGACCATTATCAATACCGCCAATGGTGTGGCCACCACCTCCGAGGAGTTGGCGGCCTCCACCCAGGAGATGAACGCCTCCCAACAGGAGATATCGGCCACCGTCCAGAGGATATCGCAGGGCATCGGGACCCAGGTGGCATCGGTCCGGGTCACCAAGGAGGCCATCGACGAAATCTCCTCATCGGTGGAGCAGGTCAGCAACAACGCCCAGGACTCGGCCCAATCGGCCAGCCAGGCGGTGGAGGTGGCCTCCCAGGGGGGAGCCACCATGATGAGCATAGTCGAGCAGATGGGCAAGATAGACCAGACCATGTCCCATCTGACCAATGTGGTCAGCGACCTGGAGAAGCGCACCGGGGAGATCGGCCGGATCACCGAATTGATATCATCGGTGGCTAGGCGCACCAACCTGCTGGCCCTCAACGCGGCCATCGAGGCCGCCCGGGCCGGGGACGCCGGCAAAGGGTTTGCAGTGGTGGCCGGGGAGGTCAAAAAACTGGCCGAGAGGACGGCTGGCGCCACCAAGGAGATCGAGGATCTGATCAAAGAAATCCAGGGCGAGACCGAACAGACGGTGCTGGCCATGAACCAGGTTGACGAGCAGGTGGCCGAGGGCAAGGATTTTGCCGCCAAGGGCAACCAGGCCTTCTCCCAGATCATCCAGGCGGTAAAGCTATCGGCCGACCGTGCCTCCCAGATATCCCAGGCCACCGGCAGCCAGGTGGAGGGGGTTAAGAAAATAGCCAAGGCTATTGAACAGGTGGCGGTGGTGGCCGAGGAAGCGGCCTCGGGCATGGAGCAGACCGCTGCCGCCCAGCAGGAACAGATGGCTTCCATGCAGGAGATGACCGCCTCGGCCCAGGAGCTGGCCCATCTGGCCGAGGAGCTCAAACGCCAGGTGGACAGCTTCCAGATAAAGGGGGCGGAAAATGAAAGTTAA
- a CDS encoding chemotaxis protein CheW — protein sequence MDQNGKWLLCRLGNVWYGLDLSLVQEIVYNPALTSLPALGRSVAGIMDWMGRQITVVDIAVAGREGRPAPDIAQGQMPVVVLKAGLAPADLSAPVHINGAGSATAKAGGDALIGLLVDEVGEIISRQAGDKIEIDAVLAVTLKSVNQAFEYNDEIIFTLNCQELYRAIA from the coding sequence ATGGACCAGAACGGCAAATGGCTGTTATGCCGGCTGGGTAATGTCTGGTATGGCCTGGACCTGTCCCTGGTGCAGGAGATAGTCTATAACCCGGCGCTGACCAGTCTGCCGGCCCTGGGCAGATCGGTGGCCGGGATCATGGACTGGATGGGCCGCCAGATAACAGTGGTGGATATTGCCGTCGCCGGCAGGGAAGGGCGGCCAGCCCCCGATATAGCCCAAGGGCAAATGCCGGTGGTCGTTTTGAAGGCCGGGCTTGCGCCAGCCGACCTGTCCGCCCCCGTTCACATCAACGGGGCAGGCTCCGCAACAGCGAAGGCAGGCGGGGATGCGCTCATCGGGCTGCTGGTCGATGAGGTCGGGGAGATCATTTCCCGGCAGGCGGGCGATAAAATTGAGATCGATGCCGTGCTGGCGGTAACCCTTAAATCCGTCAACCAGGCATTTGAATATAATGATGAAATCATTTTTACCCTGAATTGCCAGGAATTATACCGGGCCATTGCCTAA
- a CDS encoding glycosyltransferase family 9 protein → MRWKSDCRYFAGTRPCKRSRECSGCQNYQPWKESCLIIKLAAKGDVLRTTPLASALKQHNPNMKITWLTDHDAVPLLYNNPTIDELLCFDAASLTQLSAQSFKWIICLDKEPRAAALASILEADKKTGFGWDLKGYLIPLDKKSGYLYDLGLSDQLKFLINRKSYQQLVIETAGLKYIHQKYQYIPTAEEILWAGEYLSRLIKNKHQLPLIGLNTGVGRAFPTKAWADENYTRLAKMIKKEKIGQTVLLGGPDERTLVKKIAKQVPGTIVIPADLDIRQFAALISLLEVLVSADSLAMHLGIALERKVIALFGPTCQQEIDLYGRGEKLSAGVECSPCYRQSCQDIKCMAGISPGTVLAAVKRNL, encoded by the coding sequence ATGCGCTGGAAAAGTGACTGCCGCTATTTTGCCGGGACCAGGCCCTGCAAACGTTCCCGGGAATGCTCCGGTTGCCAGAACTATCAGCCCTGGAAAGAAAGTTGCCTGATCATAAAACTGGCCGCCAAGGGGGATGTGCTAAGAACCACTCCGCTGGCCTCGGCCCTGAAGCAGCACAACCCAAATATGAAGATCACCTGGCTGACCGATCACGATGCCGTCCCCTTGCTGTATAACAATCCGACGATCGATGAACTGCTTTGTTTTGATGCGGCATCCCTTACCCAGCTGTCGGCCCAGAGCTTCAAATGGATAATATGTCTGGATAAGGAGCCCAGGGCTGCGGCCCTGGCTTCGATCCTGGAAGCTGATAAAAAGACCGGTTTCGGCTGGGATCTCAAGGGATACCTTATCCCGTTGGATAAAAAGTCAGGATATCTTTATGACCTGGGACTATCGGACCAGCTTAAGTTTCTGATCAACCGGAAAAGCTACCAACAGTTGGTCATCGAAACGGCCGGGCTGAAATATATACACCAAAAATACCAGTATATCCCGACCGCAGAGGAAATACTCTGGGCGGGCGAATATCTGTCAAGATTGATAAAAAACAAACACCAGCTTCCCCTGATCGGTTTGAATACCGGAGTGGGCCGGGCTTTTCCCACCAAGGCCTGGGCCGATGAAAATTATACCCGTCTGGCAAAGATGATCAAAAAGGAAAAGATCGGCCAGACTGTTTTGCTGGGCGGCCCGGACGAAAGGACGCTGGTTAAAAAGATTGCCAAACAGGTCCCCGGAACCATTGTCATACCGGCCGATCTTGATATCAGGCAGTTTGCGGCCCTGATATCGTTGCTGGAGGTGCTGGTCAGCGCCGACAGCCTGGCCATGCATCTGGGGATCGCCCTGGAAAGAAAAGTGATCGCTTTATTCGGCCCTACCTGCCAGCAGGAGATCGATCTGTACGGAAGAGGGGAAAAGCTGTCGGCCGGCGTAGAATGCTCTCCCTGTTATCGGCAGTCCTGTCAGGATATTAAATGTATGGCCGGCATTTCTCCGGGGACCGTGCTGGCTGCGGTAAAGAGAAACTTATAA
- a CDS encoding protein kinase, which produces MNQAIGKYQAVELLSTGGMATIYLGTHREMGRQVVIKQLHPHLSQDSEFVKRFEREANILGGLHHQNIVDIIDYFVFEGSYYIVLEYIDGGSLKQLLDKVKTAPLTVAVFIIRQVISGLGYAHEKGIVHRDIKPANIMITKSGIVKITDFGLAYAKEALTITDPGTFVGTLAYLAPEQIKGQKGDEASDLYAAGVMLYQMLTGDNPFAGETHSQSIDRTLRLSPRRLAKLNPEIPIGVDHLVFKLLEKDKHRRYSRSAQVFSDLEPYTLIRNEALSRYMADPDSYQPRQDDQELIVKLARQERWDYFLKRLIIYFVATAMALSAAFYGIKYLSRFFKRNLPVAVMPADTSSPSPIAAPEARQLLNISGTTGARVYIDDRYQGKIPLAINTLDTGQHRLMVKQTGYQDQASDFVLKENQKLAIIVDLLPVVLTPGYLRFSVKPWAEVYVDGNYIDRTPIKAPLKLDAGRHALILRHPNRREHRQDIEINPGDTALISLDLPEAFGYLKLSVLPWAKVLIDGAEHGTTPLGQPLKVSIGEHELKLIGPEGKEWKETIRIAEDIVTERQIVLQ; this is translated from the coding sequence GTGAACCAAGCTATTGGGAAATATCAGGCCGTTGAATTGCTTTCCACCGGGGGCATGGCCACCATCTACCTGGGAACCCACCGGGAGATGGGGCGGCAGGTGGTGATCAAGCAGCTGCATCCGCACCTGTCCCAGGATTCCGAATTTGTCAAGCGGTTCGAGCGGGAGGCCAACATCCTGGGCGGACTGCATCATCAGAATATTGTCGATATCATCGATTATTTCGTCTTCGAGGGTTCGTATTACATAGTGCTGGAGTATATAGACGGCGGCTCTTTGAAACAACTGCTGGACAAGGTGAAAACCGCACCCCTGACGGTGGCGGTATTCATAATCAGGCAGGTGATAAGCGGGCTGGGATATGCCCACGAAAAGGGCATTGTCCACCGGGACATCAAACCGGCCAATATAATGATAACCAAATCCGGGATCGTCAAGATAACCGACTTCGGTCTGGCCTATGCCAAGGAGGCCCTGACCATTACCGATCCCGGCACCTTCGTGGGAACCCTGGCCTACCTGGCCCCGGAGCAGATAAAGGGGCAGAAGGGCGATGAGGCCTCCGACCTCTATGCTGCCGGAGTAATGCTGTACCAGATGCTGACCGGCGACAACCCCTTTGCCGGAGAAACCCACTCCCAGAGCATCGATAGGACCCTAAGGCTGTCGCCCCGGAGGCTGGCCAAGCTTAACCCGGAGATACCTATCGGGGTAGACCACCTGGTTTTCAAACTGCTGGAGAAGGATAAGCACCGCCGGTATTCCCGATCAGCCCAGGTATTCTCCGACCTGGAGCCGTATACTCTGATTCGGAACGAAGCCCTGTCGCGTTATATGGCTGATCCCGACAGTTACCAGCCGCGGCAGGATGACCAGGAACTGATCGTAAAACTGGCCAGACAGGAACGATGGGATTACTTCCTTAAGCGCCTGATTATATATTTTGTGGCTACGGCCATGGCCCTCAGTGCGGCCTTTTACGGGATAAAATATCTAAGCCGATTCTTTAAAAGGAACCTGCCGGTCGCCGTTATGCCGGCCGATACCTCATCCCCATCGCCGATCGCGGCGCCGGAAGCGCGGCAATTGCTGAATATTTCCGGCACCACCGGAGCCAGGGTTTATATCGATGACCGCTATCAGGGCAAGATACCGCTGGCCATCAACACCCTGGACACCGGCCAGCACCGGCTTATGGTCAAACAAACCGGGTATCAGGACCAGGCCTCCGATTTTGTCCTTAAAGAAAACCAGAAACTGGCAATTATCGTGGATCTCCTTCCGGTGGTTCTGACTCCGGGATATCTCAGATTTTCCGTTAAGCCCTGGGCTGAAGTATATGTTGACGGTAATTATATCGACCGGACGCCCATCAAGGCTCCGTTAAAATTGGATGCCGGCCGCCATGCCCTGATATTGCGCCACCCCAACCGCCGGGAACACCGGCAGGATATAGAAATAAACCCGGGCGACACCGCCCTGATCTCGCTTGATCTGCCCGAAGCGTTCGGCTATCTTAAACTCAGCGTCCTGCCCTGGGCCAAAGTATTGATCGATGGAGCCGAACACGGCACCACCCCCTTGGGCCAGCCGTTAAAGGTCTCCATCGGCGAGCATGAACTGAAGCTGATAGGCCCGGAGGGCAAGGAATGGAAAGAGACCATCCGGATCGCCGAAGACATTGTCACCGAAAGACAGATCGTTCTGCAATGA
- a CDS encoding methyl-accepting chemotaxis protein, whose protein sequence is MKVNKFNLILVIPDVIAIFLGVPLLLIFVGHSVGLPPAALKFLIFFGPVWALLLAVELQIINRKRLQPVMGYFNQSPSEKNDSDQAFNIALNFPLVTSLHMLGHFTVGVPACALLMIFMGTGVTLTHTLQIILPGFLTGIVVGSLIFLLEEALLSPYIAKLAAGSTDTEKIYRNSYRLSILWRLIILFTVIMILAFAFGVLIAKYPGIWYVAILGIAATLAIAYLTAKGINRTVVLLTATLQNISEGKGGLSRKLPVLGNNELGDLCQAYNSFVGQIRLMVREITNVASGLAASSQQLAASSQEMSASSQEISSTVQQISRGSTVQSERLTQMAKEVEKLSTSIKLIESQGRMTMISSQKAIDASQSGAEKTFEAVSKMAEIYQSAALTNQKVQDLQKKSAEIGVVVSLISNLSQQTDFLALNAAIEAARAGEAGKGFSVVADEIRVLAVEAGNSALKVATLIGEVEKEITKTVEVIDKSRSTIDASKATVDQTEQSLKVINSTVAVAGTMVKQIAEATRNQSKSATEVVKLASDVSNVAIDTAASTQEVAAAVQQLTASMEELTAVAQTLSLSADKLNTLVSEFD, encoded by the coding sequence ATGAAAGTTAACAAATTCAATTTGATCCTGGTCATCCCGGACGTGATCGCCATTTTCCTGGGGGTTCCCTTATTGCTGATATTCGTGGGCCATTCAGTGGGCCTGCCGCCGGCCGCTCTTAAATTCCTGATCTTCTTCGGCCCGGTCTGGGCCCTGCTGCTGGCCGTGGAATTGCAGATCATCAACCGGAAAAGGCTGCAGCCGGTGATGGGATATTTTAACCAGAGCCCATCCGAAAAAAATGATAGCGACCAAGCCTTCAACATCGCCCTGAATTTTCCGCTGGTCACCTCGCTGCACATGCTGGGGCATTTCACCGTCGGGGTCCCGGCCTGCGCATTGCTGATGATATTCATGGGCACCGGGGTCACCCTGACCCATACCCTGCAGATAATCCTGCCGGGATTTTTGACCGGCATAGTGGTCGGCTCGCTGATATTCCTCCTTGAGGAGGCTCTGCTGTCCCCCTATATCGCCAAGCTGGCGGCCGGCTCAACCGATACCGAAAAAATATACCGTAATTCCTACCGCCTCAGCATTCTTTGGAGGCTGATAATCCTGTTTACCGTGATAATGATCCTGGCCTTCGCTTTCGGGGTACTCATCGCCAAATACCCCGGCATCTGGTATGTGGCCATCCTGGGAATAGCGGCCACCTTGGCCATAGCCTATCTTACCGCCAAAGGGATAAACCGCACCGTGGTCCTGCTGACTGCCACTCTGCAAAATATTTCGGAGGGCAAGGGCGGCCTGTCCCGGAAACTTCCGGTGCTGGGCAACAACGAATTGGGGGACCTCTGCCAGGCTTATAACAGTTTTGTTGGGCAGATCCGCCTGATGGTCAGGGAGATAACCAACGTGGCCTCCGGCCTGGCGGCCAGCTCCCAGCAATTGGCGGCCTCCTCCCAGGAGATGAGCGCCTCCAGCCAGGAGATCTCCTCCACCGTTCAGCAGATATCCCGGGGCAGCACCGTCCAGTCGGAGAGGCTGACCCAGATGGCCAAGGAGGTGGAGAAGCTTTCCACCTCCATCAAGTTGATAGAATCCCAGGGCCGGATGACTATGATCTCCTCCCAGAAGGCCATCGACGCCTCGCAGTCCGGAGCCGAGAAGACCTTCGAGGCTGTTTCCAAGATGGCCGAGATATACCAGTCGGCTGCCCTGACCAACCAGAAGGTGCAGGACCTGCAGAAGAAATCGGCCGAGATCGGGGTGGTGGTCAGCCTGATCTCCAACCTTTCCCAGCAGACGGATTTTCTGGCCCTTAATGCGGCCATCGAGGCGGCCCGGGCCGGAGAGGCCGGCAAGGGCTTTTCGGTGGTGGCCGACGAGATCCGGGTGCTGGCGGTGGAGGCCGGAAACTCGGCCCTTAAGGTGGCCACCCTGATCGGCGAAGTGGAGAAGGAGATAACCAAGACCGTGGAGGTCATCGATAAGAGCCGGAGCACCATCGATGCCAGCAAGGCCACGGTGGACCAGACCGAGCAATCCCTTAAGGTGATCAACAGCACGGTGGCGGTGGCCGGGACCATGGTCAAGCAGATAGCCGAGGCCACCCGAAACCAGAGCAAGAGCGCCACCGAAGTGGTCAAACTGGCCTCGGACGTCTCCAATGTGGCCATCGATACCGCCGCCTCCACCCAGGAGGTGGCTGCTGCGGTGCAGCAGCTGACGGCCTCGATGGAGGAGCTAACCGCGGTGGCCCAGACCCTGTCGCTGTCGGCCGATAAACTGAACACCCTGGTTTCGGAGTTCGATTAG
- a CDS encoding glycosyltransferase: protein MNFSVGIAAYNEAANIGRLLDRLLVYQMDVSGLAEVVVVASGCTDGTESIVRSYAAKDCRVRLITESHRKGKATAVNLFIENSANDLLVLMSADILPDEGALELLVGPFADALVGVTAGRIIPQNERTSFMGFYVNLFWSLHHRIALKSFKAGEAVAFRKVFDAIPADTATDETWIVQLVQERGYFPKYIPQAVFRNRGPDNIRDFLKVRRRHLVGYHHLLKLRPDWKLPDTMDNFKVLKLLKNEVSFSPRNVIYLIGSLFLELWARAMARYDFYLAKRNPFVWDMAASTKDPKGKK from the coding sequence ATGAATTTTAGCGTAGGCATTGCAGCTTATAACGAGGCGGCCAATATCGGCAGATTACTGGACCGCCTCTTAGTATATCAAATGGATGTTTCCGGGCTGGCCGAGGTGGTGGTAGTGGCCTCCGGCTGCACCGACGGCACCGAATCCATCGTCCGATCATATGCCGCCAAAGACTGCAGGGTCCGACTGATCACCGAGTCCCATCGGAAAGGGAAGGCCACAGCCGTCAACCTTTTCATTGAGAATTCCGCCAATGATCTGCTGGTGTTGATGAGTGCCGACATCCTGCCGGACGAAGGGGCCTTAGAACTATTGGTCGGGCCTTTTGCCGATGCCCTGGTAGGGGTTACTGCCGGCAGGATCATCCCCCAGAACGAACGGACCAGCTTCATGGGCTTTTATGTGAACCTTTTTTGGTCACTTCATCATCGTATTGCGCTGAAGAGTTTCAAGGCCGGCGAAGCAGTGGCTTTTCGCAAGGTATTTGATGCTATTCCGGCCGATACTGCTACTGACGAGACCTGGATAGTCCAATTGGTGCAGGAGAGAGGATATTTCCCCAAATACATACCTCAAGCGGTTTTCAGAAATAGGGGGCCGGACAATATCCGCGATTTCCTCAAAGTACGCCGAAGGCATCTTGTCGGTTATCACCATCTGCTTAAATTGCGGCCCGACTGGAAGCTTCCCGACACCATGGACAATTTCAAGGTATTGAAGCTTTTAAAAAATGAGGTATCGTTCAGCCCCAGGAACGTGATTTATCTGATTGGCTCCCTGTTCTTGGAATTATGGGCCAGGGCGATGGCTCGGTATGATTTTTATCTGGCCAAGAGAAACCCCTTTGTGTGGGATATGGCTGCCTCCACCAAAGATCCGAAGGGCAAAAAATGA
- a CDS encoding sigma 54-interacting transcriptional regulator has protein sequence MTDRKEILALYDISQIINSIPDFEELLSKVMDLVISTTRAERGFIMLRDTPGEEMSVKVARNLEQKDIEKPGEISHTTLNQVMETGEPLLTSDAKTDPRFTGSESVMLYNIRSVLCTPLKKQNEIIGLIYIDSRTTSNVFTDDDKAFLAAFANMAAISIENARLQARLRQENLILKKEIRHHYQFDNIVGKSAKFMAALSLVERVLDSSVPVLIQGESGTGKELIARAIHYNGPRREAMFLAQYCGALPETLLESELFGYKKGSFTGAIANKIGLFEEADGGTFFLDEIGDISPTIQAKLLRVLQDGEMRRIGENKSIRVDVRIISATNRNLKQEVAEGRFREDLYYRLNVVTIDLPPLRERRDDIPLLIHHFLENSQQAAAKKISDITREAKDAMTAYYWPGNIRELENVISYAIVMAKGSIIGVEDLPGSVLSQKPEAEPVITGKTMHQMELDYLLSTLKACQGDRKRTANQLGISLRTLQYKLKELKQDGHALEK, from the coding sequence ATGACCGATAGAAAAGAGATACTGGCCCTCTACGACATCAGCCAGATCATCAACTCCATCCCCGATTTCGAGGAGCTGCTCAGCAAGGTGATGGATCTGGTGATATCCACCACCAGGGCCGAGCGGGGTTTTATAATGCTGCGGGACACCCCCGGGGAGGAGATGTCGGTCAAGGTGGCCAGGAACCTGGAGCAGAAGGATATCGAGAAACCCGGAGAGATATCTCACACTACCTTGAACCAGGTGATGGAAACGGGGGAGCCTCTGCTGACCTCGGATGCCAAGACAGACCCGCGTTTTACCGGCTCCGAAAGCGTGATGCTGTATAATATCCGCTCGGTGCTGTGCACCCCCCTCAAAAAGCAAAACGAGATAATCGGGCTGATCTACATCGACAGCCGCACCACCTCTAACGTCTTTACTGACGATGACAAGGCATTCCTGGCGGCCTTCGCAAACATGGCGGCCATATCCATAGAGAATGCCAGACTGCAGGCCCGGCTGCGCCAAGAGAACCTGATCCTTAAAAAAGAGATCCGGCACCACTACCAGTTCGATAATATCGTCGGGAAGTCGGCCAAATTCATGGCGGCCCTTTCCCTGGTGGAGAGGGTGCTGGACAGTTCGGTGCCGGTGCTGATCCAGGGAGAATCCGGGACCGGCAAGGAGCTGATAGCCCGGGCCATCCATTACAACGGGCCGCGCCGCGAAGCCATGTTCCTGGCCCAGTACTGCGGGGCGCTGCCGGAGACCCTGTTGGAATCCGAGCTTTTCGGTTATAAAAAAGGTTCCTTCACCGGGGCCATCGCCAACAAGATAGGGCTTTTCGAGGAGGCCGACGGGGGCACCTTCTTCCTGGACGAGATCGGCGACATCTCGCCCACCATTCAGGCCAAACTGCTGCGGGTGTTGCAGGACGGTGAGATGAGGAGGATCGGCGAGAACAAGAGCATCAGGGTGGATGTCCGGATCATTTCGGCCACCAACCGTAACCTTAAACAGGAGGTGGCCGAGGGCCGGTTCCGGGAGGATCTGTATTACCGGCTGAATGTGGTTACCATAGACCTGCCGCCGCTGCGCGAGAGAAGGGACGATATCCCCCTGCTGATCCATCATTTCCTGGAGAATTCCCAGCAGGCGGCGGCCAAGAAGATTTCGGATATCACCAGAGAGGCCAAAGATGCCATGACCGCCTATTACTGGCCGGGGAATATTCGGGAATTGGAGAACGTGATATCTTACGCCATAGTGATGGCCAAGGGCAGCATCATCGGAGTGGAGGACCTGCCTGGTTCGGTGCTGTCCCAAAAACCTGAGGCCGAGCCGGTGATTACCGGAAAAACCATGCATCAGATGGAGCTGGATTATCTTCTGTCAACGTTGAAGGCCTGCCAGGGGGACCGCAAGAGGACCGCCAACCAGCTGGGAATAAGCCTGCGGACCCTGCAGTATAAATTGAAAGAGCTGAAACAGGACGGCCATGCGCTGGAAAAGTGA
- a CDS encoding carboxypeptidase-like regulatory domain-containing protein has product MHNRLIIAFCLLAVLTLGCGPDAKRDNPLDPVNGSGVSGIVSGWGGGAVSNAVISAVPANLSVRTNSSGQYNIELEGGRTYFLTAEHPYYYTQVDTINVPSDGRLKKNFILRGKPKIVDPKVTTEYRVTTDGQILWEIIPTCLVIHPVNEAYLNNFQYKATYLPDSAYIYKSYSIINSTTRNYRWRFKWNYNDESIAGKLITFTIDSLDSIIQTGQAEVPQRMTLPSALSPNNTSFPLPGMLRWVNGTPVCSVRVEVWKDITVAWSRDLSNVNSVYCDAVLEHERDYLWQVINIDTLGNRAIAEALFYNP; this is encoded by the coding sequence ATGCACAACAGACTTATCATAGCCTTTTGCCTACTGGCGGTTTTAACGCTGGGCTGCGGGCCGGACGCCAAGCGGGATAACCCGCTGGACCCGGTGAACGGCAGCGGCGTTAGCGGCATAGTATCAGGCTGGGGCGGAGGCGCGGTCAGTAATGCGGTGATAAGCGCCGTGCCTGCCAACCTCTCGGTCCGCACCAACAGCAGCGGCCAGTACAACATCGAGCTGGAGGGCGGAAGGACCTATTTTCTAACTGCGGAACATCCCTATTATTATACCCAGGTGGACACTATCAATGTCCCCTCCGACGGCCGTTTGAAGAAAAACTTTATTCTCCGTGGCAAACCTAAAATAGTTGACCCCAAGGTTACCACCGAGTACCGTGTCACCACTGATGGTCAAATTCTATGGGAAATTATTCCTACTTGCCTGGTAATACATCCAGTCAACGAAGCATATTTGAATAATTTCCAATATAAAGCGACATATCTTCCCGACAGTGCTTATATTTATAAAAGCTATTCAATAATAAATTCTACTACACGAAATTACCGCTGGAGATTTAAGTGGAATTACAATGATGAGTCAATAGCCGGGAAACTAATAACTTTTACAATTGACAGCTTGGATTCAATTATTCAGACCGGTCAGGCGGAGGTTCCCCAGAGAATGACACTTCCTTCGGCTCTATCTCCTAATAATACCAGTTTCCCGCTACCGGGGATGCTCCGCTGGGTTAACGGGACGCCAGTCTGCTCAGTAAGGGTTGAGGTATGGAAGGATATCACAGTAGCCTGGAGCCGGGACCTGTCCAACGTAAATAGTGTCTATTGCGATGCCGTCTTGGAGCACGAGCGCGATTATCTATGGCAGGTCATCAATATAGACACACTTGGCAATAGAGCTATAGCCGAAGCTTTATTTTATAATCCATAA